In Tachysurus fulvidraco isolate hzauxx_2018 chromosome 3, HZAU_PFXX_2.0, whole genome shotgun sequence, a single window of DNA contains:
- the scnm1 gene encoding sodium channel modifier 1 isoform X5, which translates to MKNGRYSCLVCSQRPVFDTVDMLTVHRKGKRHLEGLKWFYGKKARLKNEIDKRRHQEYVNEEDDRQVNVTGSSAPLLTQTRKIAHHALLRKTPYNSCHKKASERCENPVTADCSRNYSVDQNIIPTAKSQIHMDTTPVPADASQHRIETQMKEKKRKAANPAASEPVTEQRRKELEHYLKLKSNGWIQDPSGKWVKDENVEFDSDEEEPLPPLPTNGTS; encoded by the exons GTATAGCTGTTTGGTGTGTTCACAACGCCCTGTTTTTGACACAGTCGATATGCTGACAGTGCACAGAAAAGGGAAGCGGCATCTCGAAG GTCTTAAATGGTTTTATGGCAAAAAAGCTCGGCTAAAAAATGAAATTGATAAGAGGCGACATCAAGAATATGTTAATGAAGAAGATGATCGGCAGGTAAAT GTAACAGGCAGCTCTGCTCCATTACTAACACAGACACGAAAGATAGCGCACCATGCCTTGCTGAGAAAGACACCGTATAACAGCTGTCATAAAAAGGCCAG TGAAAGATGTGAAAACCCAGTAACTGCAGACTGCAGCAGAAACTACAGTGTTGACCAGAACATTATCCCCACAGCTAAGAGCCAAATCCACATGGATACCACACCTGTTCCTG CAGATGCAAGTCAGCACCGGATTGAgacacaaatgaaagaaaaaaaaaggaaagccgCCAACCCTGCTGCGTCTGAGCCTGTCACAGAGCAGAGACGCAAAGAACTAGAACACTACCTTAAATTAAAGAG cAACGGTTGGATACAGGACCCCAGTGGGAAATGGGTAAAAGATGAAAATGTAGAGTTTGACTCAGATGAGGAAGAACCGCTTCCACCACTTCCTACAAATGGTACTTCATAG
- the tmod4 gene encoding tropomodulin-4 — MSKSDPRDIDEDAILRGLSAEELEMLEYELQEMDPENAMLPAGFRQRDQTKKNPTGPFDRSALLEHLEKQALEHQDREDLVPFTGEKKGKKFVPKPGAGKIPEDEQITLEPELEEALKNATDAEMCDIAAILGMYTLMSNKQYYDALGATGIIANTEGINSVVKPDVYKIYPDEPPNDTDIEDTLNRIQKNDSSLTDVNFNNIPDIPIPTLKEIFQSMKENTHVLSLSIAATRSNDPVAYAIAEMLTVNTTLESLNIESNFITAEGMMAIIKAMSENNTLAEIKIDNQRQKLGDSVEMEIASMLENNSSILKIGYHFTQQGPRARAAMAITRNNDYFRQQRIR; from the exons ATGTCAAAGAGCGACCCCCGGGACATTGATGAGGATGCTATCCTCAGGGGGCTCAGTGCAGAGGAGCTGGAGATGCTAGAATATGAGCTGCAGGAGATGGACCCTGAG AACGCAATGCTCCCAGCTGGTTTCCGTCAGCGTGATCAGACCAAGAAAAATCCAACAGGTCCTTTTGACCGCAGTGCTCTCCTTGAGCACCTGGAGAAACAGGCTCTGGAACATCAGGACCGAGAAGACCTGGTGCCCTTCACTGGGGAGAAGAAAG GAAAGAAATTTGTTCCCAAACCTGGAGCAGGAAAGATCCCAGAAGACGAGCAGATCACTCTGGAGCCAGAGTTGGAAGAAGCTCTGAAAAATGCCACAGACGCTGAGATGTGTGACATTGCAG CCATCTTGGGAATGTACACCCTGATGAGTAATAAGCAGTACTACGATGCTCTTGGTGCCACTGGTATAATTGCCAACACAGAAGGCATCAACa GTGTGGTAAAACCTGATGTGTATAAGATCTACCCTGATGAGCCTCCCAATGACACAGACATTGAAGACACACTGAATAGGATCCAGAAGAATGACAGCAGCCTGACAGATGTCAACTTTAACAACATCCCG GACATTCCCATCCCAACTCTGAAAGAGATCTTCCAGAGTATGAAGGAAAACACTCATGTACTGAGTTTAAGCATTGCTGCTACACGGAGCAATGATCCTGTGGCTTAT GCCATAGCAGAGATGTTAACAGTGAACACTACACTGGAAAGCCTAAACATCGAGTCTAACTTCATCACTGCTGAAGGAATGATGGCTATCATTAAAGCAATGTCTGAAAACAACACCTTAGCTGAAATCAAGATTGACAACCAG AGGCAGAAATTGGGAGATTCTGTAGAGATGGAGATCGCATCTATGCTGGAGAACAACTCGAGCATCCTAAAGATTGGCTACCACTTCACCCAGCAGGGTCCTCGTGCTAGAGCTGCCATGGCCATCACCAGGAACAATGACTACT tcCGTCAGCAGAGGATAAGATGA